The following are from one region of the Salvia splendens isolate huo1 chromosome 2, SspV2, whole genome shotgun sequence genome:
- the LOC121762884 gene encoding uncharacterized protein LOC121762884: MVSYKTMLWKHLLGGQRQDDGAVSGIRVSAMRLKTGALKRRGVSMYQEFQIPKGVVTHPYVERLALLYHNLANWSLAYYRYTYLALVIGLLAYDASQLKTHLDIRASGKPISINFSKLLLAPRAVHAHPKCVFIDVNGSVYLSDMMWVLREDGTSTSSTRLKWWMIVGGVVLEVLALGGVAVVARRKYEQRTSKKMVAELSEALYE, encoded by the exons ATGGTGTCCTACAAAACTATGCTTTGGAAGCATTTGCTCGGCGGCCAAAGACAGGACGATGGAGCTGTCTCGGGCATCCGAGTATCGGCGATGAGGCTCAAGACCGGAGCTTTAAAGAGGAGAGGAGTGAGCATGTACCAAGAGTTCCAAATTCCAAAGGGAGTGGTGACACATCCCTATGTGGAGAGGCTTGCTCTTCTATACCACAACTTGGCTAATTGGTCCTTGGCATATTACCGCTACACCTATCTGGCCCTGGTGATCGGTCTCCTTGCTTACGACGCCTCGCAGTTGAAGACGCATCTCGACATACGTGCATCCGGCAAACCCATATCCATCAATTTCTCAAAGCTGCTGCTGGCTCCCAGAGCCGTGCACGCGCATCCAAAATGTGTGTTCATTGATGTCAACGGGTCGGTCTACCTCAGTGACATGATGTGGG TATTGCGCGAAGATGGTACTAGTACTAGTTCGACTCGTTTGAAGTGGTGGATGATTGTTGGTGGGGTGGTGTTGGAGGTGTTGGCATTGGGAGGAGTTGCGGTTGTGGCGAGGAGAAAGTACGAGCAAAGGACGAGTAAGAAGATGGTTGCGGAACTGAGTGAAGCTTTATATGAGTAG
- the LOC121785450 gene encoding KH domain-containing protein At3g08620-like produces MSGLYNSNFSPARAASPQITSTNPDVESNRYLSELLAEHHKLGPFMQVLPISTRLLNQEIMRVTGMVPNHGFSELERLRHRSPSPMASANSLSNVAGTGLSSWNGLPQERLGGPHGMTMDWQGAPASPSSYTVKRILRLEIPVDSFPNFNFVGRLLGPRGNSLKRVEATTGCRVYIRGKGSIKDPDKEEKLCGRPGYEHLNEPLHILIEADLPANVVDMRLRQAQDIIEELLKPVDESQDFIKRQQLRELAMLNSNFREESPGPSGSVSPFNTSMKRAKTGR; encoded by the exons ATGTCGGGTCTTTACAATTCCAACTTTTCGCCTGCTCGGGCTGCCTCTCCGCAGATTACTTCAACTAACCCTGATGTAGAGAG TAATCGGTACTTGTCGGAGCTCTTGGCGGAGCATCACAAGCTTGGGCCATTTATGCAAGTTCTTCCCATTTCCACGAGGCTCTTGAATCAAG AGATCATGCGGGTTACTGGGATGGTaccgaatcacggcttcagtgaaCTTGAGAGACTAAGACACAGAAGTCCGAGCCCTATGGCCTCTGCAAACTCTCTGTCAAATGTTGCTGGGACTGGATTATCAAGCTGGAATGGACTACCGCAAGAG AGACTGGGTGGGCCTCATGGAATGACTATGGATTGGCAAGGAGCACCAGCGAGTCCCAGTTCATACACTGTCAAAAGGATTTTACGTTTAGAAATTCCTGTGGACAGCTTTCCTAAT TTCAATTTTGTTGGCCGACTGTTGGGACCTAGAGGAAATTCACTTAAAAGAGTTGAAGCCACTACTGGATGCCGGGTATATATTAGAGGGAAAGGTTCAATAAAAGACCCTGACAAG GAAGAGAAGCTGTGTGGACGACCTGGCTATGAGCACCTTAATGAACCCCTCCATATCTTAATTGAGGCTGATTTACCAGCCAATGTTGTTGATATGAGACTGAGACAAGCACAGGACATAATTGAAGAATTGCTGAAACCAGTG GATGAATCACAGGATTTCATAAAGAGGCAACAGTTACGTGAGCTTGCCATgctaaattcaaattttagagAAGAGAGCCCCGGGCCAAGTGGCAGTGTCTCACCTTTTAATACCAGCATGAAACGTGCAAAAACAGGACGTTGA
- the LOC121785445 gene encoding probable inactive purple acid phosphatase 29: MASAKAMGALALLVVMASLSSGTSAVGRQLKFNAKRGEFKILQVADMHFGDGKRTACLDVLPRQASSCSDLNTTSFVRRLILAEKPNLIVFTGDNIFGFDASDAVKSMNQAFGPAVNSGIPWAAVLGNHDQESTLSREGVMTHIVGMKNTLSQLNPGGAHVVDGFGNYNLEVHGAEFSRMENKSVLNLYMLDSGDYSTVPSIPGYGWIKPSQQLWFQHTSARLQKIYSTQPEGQKGAAPGLAYFHIPLPEHASFDPTNSTGVRQEGISSATVNSGFFTTLVAAGDVKAVFTGHDHLNDFCGELSGIHLCYAGGFGYHAYGKAGWSRRARVVVASLEKTQKGSWGTVKSIKTWKRLDDKKLSLIDSQVLWSKSSTNKQRIL, translated from the exons ATGGCTTCGGCGAAGGCAATGGGAGCTCTAGCGTTGCTAGTGGTTATGGCTTCTCTGAGCAGCGGCACCTCAGCAGTAGGGCGGCAGCTCAAGTTCAACGCCAAACGAGGCGAGTTCAAAATTCTTCAGGTCGCGGATATGCACTTCGGCGACGGAAAGCGGACTGCCTGCCTGGACGTCCTCCCCCGCCAGGCCTCCAGCTGCTCCGATCTCAACACCACCTCCTTCGTCCGCCGCTTGATCCTCGCCGAGAAGCCGAATCTCATCGTCTTCACCG GGGATAACATATTCGGATTCGATGCAAGCGACGCGGTGAAGTCAATGAACCAGGCGTTTGGTCCTGCGGTTAACTCCGGCATCCCGTGGGCGGCGGTGCTGGGGAATCACGACCAGGAGTCGACTCTGTCGAGGGAAGGTGTGATGACGCATATAGTGGGGATGAAGAACACGCTGTCGCAGCTGAATCCAGGCGGAGCTCACGTCGTCGATGGATTCGGGAACTACAATCTGGAGGTCCATGGAGCGGAATTTTCTAGAATGGAGAACAAATCGGTTCTCAATCTGTACATGCTCGACAGTGGCGATTACTCTACCGTCCCCTCCATTCCTGGCTATGGCTGGATCAAGCCCTCTCAGCAACTCTGGTTTCAGCACACTTCTGCTAGACTGCAG AAAATCTACAGCACCCAACCAGAGGGGCAAAAGGGTGCTGCCCCGGGGCTTGCCTACTTCCACATTCCGTTGCCCGAGCACGCAAGCTTTGACCCAACAAATTCCACCGGCGTGAGGCAAGAAGGCATAAGCTCCGCGACGGTGAACTCTGGATTTTTCACAACATTGGTGGCTGCAGGGGATGTGAAGGCGGTTTTTACAGGCCACGATCATCTCAATGACTTCTGTGGTGAGTTGTCCGGCATACATCTGTGCTATGCCGGGGGCTTCGGATATCACGCATACGGGAAGGCAGGGTGGTCTCGGAGGGCGAGAGTGGTGGTAGCTTCCCTTGAGAAAACACAGAAGGGATCGTGGGGAACAGTCAAGTCCATTAAAACATGGAAACGCCTCGATGATAAGAAGCTTAGTCTCATCGATTCTCAGGTGCTGTGGAGCAAGAGCTCCACCAATAAGCAGCGGATTCTGTGA
- the LOC121768328 gene encoding sugar carrier protein C-like: MAAGFITSGGGERKDYPGKMTWRMVITCIMAGCGGLIFGYDIGISGGVTSMAPFLQKFFPRVYRREELNSGGTNQYCKFDDAMLTLFTSSLYLAALVASVFASFITRKFGRKPSMVFGGLVFLAGSAVNGFAHNVAMLIIGRILLGVGIGFANQSAPVYLCEVAPANHRGKLNMLFQLMITVGILAANLINFFSAKMSNGEGWRVSLGCAGIPALIFLIGSLCLPDTPNSLIERGQLKEGKEQLKKFRGVEDVEDEFADIVLASEAAKQVEKPWSNLLRRKYRPQLVMVVLIPFFQQFTGMNVIMFYAPVLFKTIGFGSNASLASALISGGVNCVATLVSICTVDRLGRRFWFLEGAIQMFICQIIVAICIGLKFGVSGNPGELPVWYAGIVVFTICVYVAGFAWSWGPLGWLVPGEILPLEVRSAGQSVNVSVNMIFTFIIAQCFLRMLCVMKFGLFIFFSAFVFVMALFIYYFLPETKGIPIEDIAEVWKTHPYWKRFVDEDVARKNRFSGV; encoded by the coding sequence atGGCGGCAGGATTCATTACTAGCGGCGGCGGCGAGCGGAAGGATTACCCAGGAAAGATGACGTGGCGCATGGTGATCACGTGCATCATGGCCGGCTGCGGCGGCCTCATCTTCGGCTACGACATCGGCATCTCCGGCGGAGTCACCTCCATGGCTCCCTTCCTCCAAAAGTTCTTCCCCCGCGTCTACCGCCGCGAGGAGCTCAactccggcggcaccaaccagTACTGCAAGTTCGACGACGCCATGCTCACGCTATTCACATCCTCACTCTATTTGGCCGCGCTTGTGGCGTCGGTTTTCGCCTCTTTCATTACTCGAAAGTTCGGTAGAAAACCCTCGATGGTTTTCGGCGGTTTGGTCTTCTTAGCCGGCTCCGCGGTCAACGGATTCGCCCACAACGTGGCGATGCTCATAATCGGCCGGATCCTCCTCGGCGTCGGCATCGGCTTCGCTAATCAATCCGCTCCGGTCTACCTCTGCGAGGTGGCTCCGGCGAACCACCGCGGCAAGCTCAACATGCTCTTCCAGCTCATGATCACGGTGGGGATTTTAGCGGCTAATTTGATCAATTTCTTCAGCGCGAAGATGAGTAATGGGGAAGGGTGGCGCGTGAGCCTCGGATGCGCCGGAATCCCCGCCCTAATTTTTCTAATCGGATCACTCTGCCTCCCCGATACCCCTAATTCTCTAATCGAGAGAGGTCAGCTCAAAGAGGGGAAGGAACAGTTGAAGAAATTCCGCGGAGTCGAAGACGTGGAGGATGAGTTCGCCGACATCGTTTTGGCGAGTGAGGCGGCGAAACAGGTGGAGAAGCCGTGGTCGAATCTCCTCCGCCGCAAGTACCGTCCGCAGCTGGTGATGGTCGTTCTAATCCCCTTCTTCCAGCAATTCACCGGAATGAACGTCATCATGTTCTACGCTCCGGTACTATTCAAAACGATCGGATTCGGCAGCAACGCCTCCCTCGCCTCCGCCCTAATCTCCGGCGGCGTCAATTGCGTCGCCACATTAGTCTCAATTTGCACCGTCGACAGATTAGGCCGACGCTTCTGGTTTCTAGAAGGTGCGATTCAGATGTTCATTTGCCAGATCATCGTCGCGATCTGCATCGGCCTCAAATTCGGCGTCTCCGGCAACCCCGGGGAGCTGCCGGTGTGGTACGCCGGCATAGTCGTGTTCACTATATGCGTGTACGTGGCGGGATTCGCGTGGTCGTGGGGCCCGCTCGGGTGGCTGGTGCCCGGGGAGATACTGCCGCTGGAGGTGAGGTCGGCGGGGCAGAGCGTGAATGTGTCGGTGAATATGATTTTCACGTTCATCATTGCTCAATGCTTCCTCAGAATGCTGTGCGTCATGAAATTTGGGCTTTTTATATTCTTCTCCGCCTTCGTCTTCGTCATGGCGCTTTTCATCTACTATTTCTTGCCGGAGACCAAGGGGATTCCGATTGAGGACATTGCTGAGGTTTGGAAGACGCATCCGTACTGGAAGAGATTCGTCGACGAAGACGTTGCTCGCAAGAATAGGTTTTCAGGAGTTTAG
- the LOC121762835 gene encoding uncharacterized protein LOC121762835: MAYRRKQGAMSRSSTFKEEKNPPPPPDDGEWAAASSLAAAASAAHRNSTGGPTYDYTAMGSSNETGSFWGVLARKAKAILEDDDIKSRPHLLQSPTQKRLDSPKAPPPTQTEISKKLDTPTPSHAAIAYSTRSNIAKTLDDGGESKGPETPKIQIVRKGNNLGQEMGEHHKSTTPQVPKNPTTQEDLLKASRDVAMATAAKAKLLLRELKTVKADLTFTKQRCTQLEEENRILRHNGPAHHDDDMIRNQLETLLAEKARLAHENSVYARENRVLREIVEYHQLTTQDVIYVDEGSDEVAEVHPILYSASLPDSPTSPPDLSSLFRSASATAHLRFDP; the protein is encoded by the exons ATGGCGTACCGGAGGAAACAAGGAGCGATGTCTAGATCATCCACCTTCAAGGAAGAAAAGAACCCCCCACCCCCACCCGACGACGGAGAATGGGCCGCTGCCTCCTCCCTCGCCGCTGCCGCCTCTGCCGCCCACCGCAACTCCACG GGAGGTCCCACGTATGACTACACCGCCATGGGAAGCTCGAACGAAACGGGGAGTTTTTGGGGAGTTCTTGCAAGAAAAGCGAAGGCCATTCTTGAGGATGATGACATTAAATCACGCCCTCATCTTCTTCAATCCCCAACCCAGAAGAGACTAGACTCGCCCAAGGCTCCTCCTCCTACTCAG ACTGAAATATCGAAGAAGCTAGACACTCCCACTCCGAGTCACGCCGCGATAGCATATTCCACGAGGAGCAACATTGCCAAAACCTTGGACGACGGAGGAGAGAGCAAGGGCCCTGAAACTCCTAAAATACAGATAGTAAGAAAAGGAAACAATCTAGGACAAGAGATGGGAGAACACCATAAATCAACAACACCTCAAGTACCTAAGAATCCCACCACCCAAGAAGATCTGCTCAAGGCATCTCGCGAC GTGGCAATGGCGACTGCTGCCAAAGCGAAACTACTGCTTCGGGAGCTGAAAACGGTAAAAGCTGACCTAACTTTTACGAAGCAGCGATGCACTCAGTTGGAAGAAGAGAACAGGATCCTCAGACATAATGGTCCGGCTCACCATGACGACGACATG ATTCGGAATCAGCTGGAGACACTGCTGGCGGAGAAGGCGCGTTTAGCTCATGAAAACTCAGTGTACGCGCGTGAGAATCGGGTGTTGAGAGAGATAGTGGAGTACCATCAGCTGACGACGCAGGATGTTATCTACGTGGACGAGGGGAGTGATGAGGTGGCAGAAGTTCATCCAATCTTATACTCGGCCTCTCTCCCTGACTCCCCTACCTCTCCACCGgatctctcctctctcttccGAAGCGCCTCCGCCACCGCCCACCTCCGATTTGACCCTtag